Proteins encoded by one window of Syntrophorhabdaceae bacterium:
- a CDS encoding restriction endonuclease subunit S — protein sequence MNSKNNKNFINALTETNKPTPLGPLPQEWEVVRLGEVMIPDREKIKAKEYSGKEKIVEKIPFDSGLIVFREKNKTATDLFKAGKNHLLISKINFHQGAVAITKEITVATTHYEFYKTSENSDLLYLWYYFRSDAFKDLFAEEIRFRGYKKEANFKFIKDFQIPLPPLHEQKKIAYVLSVIQEAEEQTQKYIDALKELKKSTMKHLFTYGAVAFEEIDKVELKETEIGWVPKHWGVVRVVDLFEITKKPKKTIKDNELIPFISMENISDSKETPTYTLKEFSKISSGIFVLKDDLIISKITPCFENGKQAILTNLPSDFGIATTEVIPLHPKDDRKVITKHLYNFLKIPEVREKLANKMEGTTGRKRLPKHALNHFLIPLPPPPEQQHIAEILSNIDKNIEVAENKKKAINKIFQSMLKNLMTAKIRVNNLEVKYDA from the coding sequence ATGAATTCGAAAAATAACAAAAATTTTATTAATGCATTAACTGAAACTAACAAACCCACCCCACTCGGACCACTGCCACAGGAGTGGGAGGTGGTGAGGTTGGGGGAGGTTATGATTCCAGATAGAGAAAAAATAAAAGCAAAAGAATATTCTGGAAAAGAAAAAATTGTTGAAAAAATTCCATTTGATTCCGGACTTATTGTTTTCAGAGAAAAAAATAAAACAGCCACTGATTTATTTAAGGCGGGAAAAAACCATCTTTTAATATCAAAAATAAATTTTCATCAAGGAGCTGTTGCTATAACTAAAGAAATTACTGTAGCCACAACTCACTATGAATTTTATAAAACATCGGAAAATTCAGATCTTCTCTATTTATGGTATTATTTTAGGTCTGATGCATTTAAAGATTTATTTGCTGAAGAAATTAGATTTAGAGGTTACAAAAAAGAGGCAAATTTTAAATTTATAAAAGATTTTCAAATCCCCCTCCCCCCACTCCACGAGCAGAAAAAGATTGCATATGTGCTTTCGGTGATTCAGGAGGCAGAAGAGCAGACGCAAAAGTATATTGATGCCTTAAAAGAGCTTAAAAAATCAACCATGAAGCACCTCTTCACTTACGGCGCCGTGGCTTTTGAGGAAATTGATAAAGTGGAACTCAAAGAAACAGAGATTGGATGGGTACCGAAACATTGGGGGGTGGTGAGGGTAGTAGATTTATTTGAAATTACAAAAAAACCTAAAAAAACAATAAAAGATAATGAATTAATTCCTTTTATTTCTATGGAAAATATTTCAGATAGTAAAGAGACCCCAACATATACGTTGAAAGAATTTTCAAAAATTTCTAGTGGCATTTTTGTTTTAAAAGACGATTTAATCATTTCTAAAATAACTCCCTGTTTTGAGAATGGTAAACAAGCAATTTTAACAAATCTTCCTAGTGATTTTGGTATTGCAACAACTGAAGTAATTCCTTTGCATCCAAAAGATGATAGAAAAGTAATTACAAAACATCTTTATAATTTTTTAAAAATTCCTGAAGTGAGAGAAAAATTAGCCAACAAGATGGAAGGAACAACGGGAAGAAAACGATTACCTAAACATGCTTTAAACCACTTCCTCATCCCTCTCCCCCCACCCCCTGAACAACAGCACATTGCAGAAATACTTTCAAACATAGATAAAAACATAGAAGTCGCAGAAAACAAGAAAAAAGCCATAAACAAAATTTTTCAATCGATGCTTAAAAATTTAATGACTGCAAAAATAAGAGTAAATAATTTAGAGGTTAAATATGATGCCTAA
- a CDS encoding type I restriction endonuclease subunit R, with protein MMPKLGTERVSVQEPLLQYASEIGWEYIRPEDAERLRGGRTGLILKEFFTKQLLKLNIDFIDNLMIDELIKKIEKLPVSIEGNLQAWEYLKGLKTVYVPYEKRERNVKLIDENPKNNTYHVSDEFSFTNGKFTNRYDVVFFVNGIPLFFVEAKSVHKLEGMSEALEQVRRYHRETPEAMTVFQVYTLTHLIQFYYSATWNFSAKSIFNWKFEAGNREFEKLVKAFFDKKRVIQIVLDYILFTRKDDELQKVVLRPHQMRAIQKVVKRSGSRKKRGLIWHTQGSGKTYTMIVAAQKIIENPSFENPTVIMLVDRNELEAQLFGNLASVGFEHVHVAESKRHLKELLERDTRGLIVTMIHKFEGMPDKVNLRKTIFVLVDEAHRTTGGDLGNYLMGALPKATYIGFTGTPIDKTSHGKGTFVIFGKDDTPHGYLDKYGIAESIEDNTTVKLHYALASNELLPDKETLEKEFLDLKEAEGVSDIESLNKVLDKAVNLKNMLKSKDRIEKVTKYIAEHYTTTVEPLGYKAFIVAVDREACALYKEELDRHLPKEYSEVVYSPAQNDDPLLTKYYLSEEKEKMIRKAFIKPDQLPKILIVTEKLLTGFDAPILYCMYLDKPMRDHVLLQAIARVNRPYEDEQGIRKPCGFVLDFIGIFDKLEKALAFDSKDISEVVKDINILKERFKEMMGIAKKEYLSIIKGKQADKAVDSILNHFIDEEKRKEFYKFYDELSDMYEIISPDHFLRPYLDDYDTLSRMSRILKEAYEPSLLVNKELARKTSKLVQEHTKAGKIKAELEIYEINEETIKKLEQSDTSETEKIFNLLKSIEKEINDHVKDNPYLISIGERVEAISSSFKQRQKDTKETLESLKSIIEAINLAKEERIEKNMSADVFSVYWILKNEGIEQAEGIAREMETLLNEYPYWRESEEQERKVKEKLYKIIRVKTTETENFSSKPAMKTHVVRDPDTSYGISEIVRVGNKIMTILKGNLQNVNN; from the coding sequence ATGATGCCTAAACTTGGCACCGAACGGGTAAGTGTGCAGGAGCCACTCCTTCAATATGCCTCAGAGATTGGCTGGGAATACATCAGGCCCGAGGATGCAGAACGTCTGAGAGGCGGAAGAACCGGGCTTATTTTAAAAGAATTTTTTACTAAGCAGCTACTCAAGCTCAATATTGATTTTATTGATAACCTGATGATTGATGAACTCATCAAAAAAATTGAAAAACTTCCTGTAAGCATTGAGGGCAATTTGCAGGCATGGGAGTACCTCAAAGGTTTAAAAACCGTTTACGTTCCATATGAAAAAAGAGAGAGAAATGTAAAACTTATTGATGAGAATCCTAAAAACAATACTTACCATGTTAGCGATGAATTCAGCTTTACCAATGGAAAATTTACCAATCGTTACGATGTAGTTTTTTTTGTAAACGGAATACCTTTGTTTTTCGTAGAAGCAAAATCAGTCCACAAGTTAGAAGGAATGTCTGAGGCATTGGAGCAGGTCAGAAGATATCATCGTGAAACCCCTGAGGCAATGACTGTGTTTCAGGTTTATACTTTAACCCATTTGATCCAGTTTTATTATTCTGCCACATGGAATTTTTCAGCAAAATCTATCTTCAATTGGAAATTCGAAGCTGGTAATAGAGAATTTGAAAAATTAGTAAAAGCTTTTTTTGATAAAAAAAGAGTCATCCAGATAGTCTTAGATTATATCCTATTTACAAGAAAAGATGACGAACTACAAAAGGTTGTTTTACGGCCCCACCAGATGAGGGCTATTCAAAAAGTAGTTAAAAGATCAGGAAGCAGGAAGAAAAGAGGTTTAATCTGGCATACACAGGGTTCAGGAAAAACCTATACGATGATTGTGGCAGCACAAAAGATTATCGAAAATCCTTCGTTTGAAAATCCAACTGTCATAATGCTTGTTGATAGAAACGAGCTTGAAGCTCAATTGTTTGGCAATTTAGCCTCAGTTGGTTTTGAGCATGTCCATGTGGCAGAGTCAAAGAGACATTTAAAGGAACTCCTTGAGCGTGATACCAGAGGCTTAATCGTCACGATGATTCATAAGTTTGAAGGAATGCCTGATAAAGTAAATTTAAGAAAAACCATTTTTGTTCTTGTTGATGAGGCACACAGAACAACAGGCGGTGATTTAGGCAATTACCTTATGGGAGCTTTGCCCAAGGCTACTTACATAGGTTTTACCGGAACACCTATTGACAAAACAAGCCATGGCAAAGGCACATTTGTCATTTTTGGAAAAGACGACACGCCTCATGGGTATCTCGACAAATATGGAATTGCCGAATCTATTGAAGACAATACAACAGTCAAACTCCACTATGCCTTAGCCTCAAATGAACTACTTCCTGATAAAGAGACCTTAGAAAAAGAATTCTTAGACTTAAAAGAGGCCGAAGGGGTAAGTGACATAGAGTCGCTCAACAAAGTTTTGGATAAAGCGGTGAATCTAAAAAACATGCTTAAAAGCAAAGATAGAATAGAAAAGGTTACTAAATACATTGCCGAGCATTATACAACTACCGTTGAACCCCTTGGATACAAAGCCTTTATAGTAGCAGTTGATCGTGAAGCCTGTGCCCTTTACAAAGAAGAATTGGACAGGCATTTACCTAAGGAATACTCCGAGGTTGTTTATAGCCCAGCCCAGAATGATGATCCTCTGTTGACTAAATATTATCTGTCCGAAGAAAAGGAAAAGATGATCAGAAAGGCATTTATTAAACCTGATCAACTGCCCAAAATACTCATAGTAACCGAGAAACTTCTCACGGGTTTTGATGCCCCTATTTTATACTGCATGTATCTTGATAAGCCCATGCGCGATCATGTTCTTTTGCAGGCAATTGCACGGGTAAACAGACCATATGAAGATGAGCAAGGTATTAGAAAGCCTTGCGGTTTTGTTCTGGATTTTATCGGAATATTTGACAAGTTAGAAAAAGCCCTTGCCTTTGACTCAAAAGACATCTCCGAAGTCGTCAAAGACATCAATATATTGAAAGAGAGATTTAAGGAGATGATGGGAATAGCAAAAAAAGAATATCTCTCAATAATCAAAGGTAAACAAGCAGACAAAGCAGTTGATTCTATACTTAATCACTTCATAGATGAAGAAAAGAGAAAGGAGTTTTACAAATTTTATGATGAACTCTCTGATATGTATGAAATTATATCACCTGATCACTTTTTAAGGCCTTATCTTGATGATTATGATACGCTGTCGAGGATGTCAAGGATTCTCAAAGAGGCATACGAACCCAGTTTACTGGTTAATAAAGAGTTAGCTCGTAAGACTTCAAAATTAGTCCAGGAGCATACAAAAGCAGGGAAGATAAAAGCTGAGCTTGAGATCTACGAGATCAATGAAGAAACTATCAAGAAATTAGAGCAAAGCGATACCTCAGAGACAGAAAAAATCTTCAATTTGTTGAAAAGTATAGAAAAAGAAATTAATGACCATGTAAAAGATAATCCGTATTTAATCTCGATAGGAGAAAGAGTTGAAGCTATTTCCTCGAGTTTTAAGCAAAGACAAAAAGACACAAAAGAAACCCTTGAAAGCCTGAAAAGTATTATTGAAGCGATAAATCTGGCAAAAGAAGAGAGGATCGAAAAAAATATGTCCGCAGATGTTTTTTCAGTATATTGGATTTTAAAAAATGAAGGTATTGAGCAAGCAGAGGGTATTGCAAGAGAAATGGAGACTCTATTAAACGAATATCCCTATTGGAGAGAAAGCGAAGAGCAAGAAAGAAAGGTTAAGGAAAAATTATATAAAATTATCAGGGTTAAAACGACAGAAACAGAAAATTTTAGTTCAAAGCCCGCTATGAAGACTCACGTAGTAAGAGACCCGGATACTTCATATGGTATAAGTGAAATTGTAAGGGTTGGAAATAAGATTATGACCATTTTAAAAGGGAATTTGCAAAATGTTAACAATTAA